The following proteins are co-located in the Paracoccaceae bacterium Fryx2 genome:
- a CDS encoding TIGR02594 family protein, whose protein sequence is MTAFEIAQSYIGTTEGPGAANNPKIIEMYATIGQDWVEHDDMAWCAAFVGHCLEKAGIRSTRKLTARSYLDWGEAVDLAAVRPGDIGIIPRGTSAWQGHVFFIDCVEGKWLFALGGNQGDAVSVQRYPVSKLIGLRRAPASGSRRPPPIKAVQSMLRDLGYHEVGAVDGVMGSRTRGAVLAFRADHGLPLEPVIDAAFVAALETAKPRAVSSERASGQPAASRIVTAANAQIALGTAGSAGIALTDLAPLITQAEDGRDLATRVLDLVGLGAHAATVLPLLGAVLFLAIIVFAVKSRAARIEDHRLGKTP, encoded by the coding sequence ATGACCGCTTTTGAAATCGCCCAAAGCTACATTGGCACCACCGAAGGACCGGGAGCCGCAAACAACCCCAAAATCATCGAGATGTACGCGACCATCGGCCAAGATTGGGTCGAGCACGACGACATGGCCTGGTGTGCGGCCTTTGTGGGGCATTGCCTTGAGAAGGCTGGGATCCGCTCTACCCGCAAACTGACCGCGCGCTCTTATCTGGACTGGGGTGAGGCTGTGGATCTCGCCGCAGTGCGTCCGGGCGATATTGGCATCATCCCGCGTGGCACCTCGGCCTGGCAGGGCCATGTCTTTTTTATCGACTGTGTTGAAGGCAAGTGGCTGTTTGCCTTGGGCGGCAATCAGGGTGATGCGGTCAGCGTGCAGCGCTATCCGGTCTCAAAGCTGATCGGTCTTCGGCGCGCGCCAGCTTCCGGATCGAGGCGTCCGCCCCCGATCAAGGCAGTGCAATCGATGTTGCGCGATCTTGGTTATCATGAAGTGGGCGCGGTTGATGGTGTAATGGGCAGTCGCACAAGGGGCGCTGTTCTGGCCTTTCGCGCTGACCACGGCCTGCCGCTGGAGCCGGTGATTGACGCCGCTTTTGTCGCAGCGCTGGAGACCGCAAAGCCGCGCGCGGTCAGCTCCGAGCGCGCATCTGGGCAGCCAGCCGCCTCGCGCATTGTCACCGCCGCCAATGCGCAGATCGCGCTCGGTACTGCCGGGTCAGCGGGGATTGCCCTGACTGATCTGGCGCCTCTGATCACACAAGCCGAAGATGGGCGCGATCTCGCGACCCGGGTGTTGGACTTGGTTGGGCTTGGGGCGCATGCAGCCACGGTCCTCCCCCTACTGGGTGCCGTGCTTTTCCTCGCCATCATCGTCTTTGCGGTTAAATCCCGTGCCGCTCGGATCGAGGATCACCGGTTGGGAAAAACACCATGA
- a CDS encoding phage tail protein: protein MPFIVSAVVAVAGAISGVLAAGGIGAALIRIGGTLLLSYAAQALMPKPQTTLQNRTVTIREPVVPRDLVYGRTRKGGVIVFLNSSGSDNAVLDLVIVLATHRVNSIGAVYFEGEVALNAAGAAQGRWAGKVSIEKKLGDANQTAFAALKAALPDKWTENHRLRGCAAIHLRLTYDQDAYPGGIPNITVDLEGKNDIWDPRIQTSVYSENPALCLADYMANTTWGIGARIGQPDGIDEMALIEAANICDEPVALAGGGTELRYACNGVITLSEVPKTIIEGLLTSFAGRCAFSGGSWRIHAGAWRAPSVALTADHVREAGLTLATRVTMSSNFNGVRGQFVSPENDWQPDDFPAYASAAYLAEDGGEQKWRDISLPFTISAAMAQRLAKIELERARRQMTVRLSGKLSAWAATVGDVVALSYDRWGFAAKPFEVQGVSLDLAASGDAALLLPELVLRETSPLVYDWAASEAQIYAAAPRTALPNAFDIPAPGPPTVTEDLYITRDGGGLKVLARVAWEAAPSGFVAGYQLQARQSEGGDWLDYGRTDGTSLEIRDVAPGAWQFRVKAISVLGVSSVWQTASVEILGLTAPPAGLGSVTLQTAGGLAILKWARSVDPDVRVGGNIVIRHSKEVTATWSDSYSMDRVGGGEAIAVVPLKPGTYLLRAEDSGGRAGPETRVSTKGAQVLAFSALAYLQADPGFVGSKTGLQVAGSNLTLTTATTGGVTQVTAMEGQYGFAAGLDLGAVKRVRLRSEIGVAALALNDRIDARTALMDSWADFDGAAGAEIDVLFEIRETDDDPNSSPNWGPWGRLDNHEIEARAVEARAYLSTKDASYTPIVSQLRLYADEVA, encoded by the coding sequence ATGCCCTTCATCGTCTCAGCCGTCGTCGCCGTTGCGGGGGCGATCAGCGGGGTATTGGCCGCAGGCGGCATTGGCGCGGCCCTGATCCGGATCGGCGGCACGCTTCTGTTGTCTTATGCAGCACAGGCTTTGATGCCAAAGCCGCAGACGACGCTGCAAAACCGCACGGTGACCATCCGCGAACCCGTGGTGCCGCGCGATTTGGTGTACGGCCGCACCCGCAAGGGCGGGGTTATCGTGTTTCTGAACTCCTCGGGGTCAGACAACGCAGTCCTTGATTTGGTAATAGTGCTGGCCACGCACCGGGTGAACTCCATCGGCGCTGTTTATTTTGAAGGCGAGGTCGCGCTGAACGCAGCCGGTGCTGCGCAAGGTCGCTGGGCGGGCAAAGTAAGCATTGAGAAGAAGCTCGGTGATGCCAACCAGACTGCGTTTGCGGCGCTGAAAGCAGCATTGCCCGACAAATGGACCGAAAACCACCGACTGCGGGGCTGCGCTGCAATCCATCTGCGGCTGACCTATGATCAGGATGCCTACCCGGGCGGCATTCCAAACATCACAGTGGATCTTGAGGGCAAGAATGACATCTGGGATCCGCGCATCCAAACGTCCGTTTATTCAGAAAACCCCGCTCTTTGCTTGGCCGATTATATGGCCAACACCACTTGGGGCATTGGCGCGCGGATCGGGCAACCGGACGGCATTGATGAGATGGCCCTCATTGAGGCGGCCAATATCTGCGACGAGCCGGTGGCACTCGCAGGGGGTGGGACGGAGCTGCGCTATGCCTGCAACGGGGTCATCACGCTTTCTGAGGTTCCCAAAACCATCATCGAGGGGTTGCTGACATCCTTCGCCGGGCGTTGCGCTTTCTCGGGCGGGTCTTGGCGCATTCATGCAGGAGCGTGGCGCGCACCGTCCGTGGCGCTGACTGCAGATCATGTTCGCGAGGCTGGTCTGACCTTGGCCACGCGCGTGACGATGTCATCAAACTTCAACGGGGTGCGCGGACAGTTCGTAAGCCCAGAGAACGATTGGCAGCCCGATGACTTTCCGGCCTATGCCAGTGCGGCCTATTTGGCGGAGGACGGCGGCGAGCAGAAATGGCGCGATATCTCGCTGCCCTTCACCATCTCGGCGGCAATGGCGCAGCGACTGGCCAAGATCGAGCTGGAACGCGCGCGGCGTCAAATGACGGTACGGCTGTCGGGCAAGCTGTCCGCTTGGGCGGCCACAGTCGGTGATGTGGTCGCGCTGTCTTACGATCGTTGGGGCTTTGCTGCCAAACCGTTTGAGGTGCAGGGCGTCAGTCTTGATCTTGCGGCCTCGGGTGATGCGGCTCTGCTGCTGCCAGAACTGGTCCTGCGCGAAACCTCGCCGCTGGTGTACGACTGGGCTGCAAGCGAGGCACAGATATATGCGGCCGCCCCACGCACGGCGTTGCCGAATGCTTTTGATATTCCAGCTCCGGGGCCGCCCACGGTTACAGAGGATCTTTATATTACCCGCGATGGTGGCGGGCTCAAGGTTCTGGCGCGCGTTGCCTGGGAGGCCGCCCCTTCGGGCTTTGTTGCGGGCTATCAACTGCAGGCACGGCAGAGTGAAGGCGGTGATTGGCTGGATTATGGCCGCACCGATGGTACCAGCCTTGAGATCCGTGATGTTGCGCCCGGCGCATGGCAATTCCGGGTGAAAGCGATCTCGGTGCTGGGCGTGTCGTCGGTCTGGCAAACCGCGTCAGTCGAAATTCTGGGCCTGACAGCACCCCCAGCCGGGCTGGGCAGCGTCACGCTGCAAACCGCCGGTGGTCTTGCCATCCTGAAATGGGCCCGCTCCGTTGATCCTGATGTGCGGGTTGGCGGCAATATCGTGATCCGCCATTCGAAAGAAGTCACGGCGACTTGGTCGGACAGCTATTCGATGGACCGGGTGGGCGGCGGCGAGGCTATAGCCGTAGTGCCACTGAAGCCCGGGACATACCTTCTTCGGGCAGAGGATAGTGGCGGCAGAGCCGGACCGGAAACCCGAGTGTCTACAAAAGGCGCGCAGGTCTTGGCCTTCTCGGCCTTGGCCTATCTGCAAGCTGATCCGGGGTTCGTGGGGAGCAAGACGGGTTTGCAAGTAGCAGGCTCAAACCTGACACTGACGACCGCAACAACTGGCGGCGTCACACAGGTCACTGCAATGGAGGGGCAATACGGTTTTGCTGCTGGGCTCGATCTTGGGGCTGTCAAACGCGTGCGCCTGCGTTCTGAGATCGGCGTTGCAGCCTTGGCACTGAACGACCGGATCGATGCGCGCACAGCACTCATGGACAGCTGGGCCGACTTTGACGGCGCGGCTGGTGCTGAAATCGACGTGCTCTTCGAGATACGCGAAACTGATGACGACCCAAACAGCAGCCCCAATTGGGGCCCTTGGGGTCGGCTCGACAACCATGAGATCGAAGCCCGCGCTGTTGAGGCCCGGGCCTATCTCTCCACCAAGGATGCGTCCTACACGCCGATTGTCTCCCAACTGCGGCTTTATGCCGATGAGGTCGCCTGA
- a CDS encoding PIN domain-containing protein: MSADFFDTNIILYLLDDGPKAETAERLLGQRGTISVQVLNEALVNCRRKAGMSWQEAGLFLGGIRKLCTVCDLTVETHDVGRALGERYGFSVYDAMIVAAALREGCTTLYSEDMHDGLLVEDQLRIVNPFKA, encoded by the coding sequence ATGAGCGCTGATTTTTTCGACACAAATATCATTCTCTATCTGCTTGATGATGGCCCAAAAGCAGAAACTGCCGAACGCCTTCTGGGCCAGCGGGGTACCATCAGCGTTCAGGTGCTCAATGAGGCGCTGGTAAATTGTCGCCGCAAAGCGGGGATGTCATGGCAGGAAGCCGGGCTGTTTCTTGGCGGCATTCGCAAGTTATGCACGGTGTGCGATCTGACGGTTGAGACTCATGACGTCGGACGTGCTTTGGGCGAGCGCTATGGATTTTCTGTTTACGATGCAATGATTGTTGCCGCGGCGCTCAGAGAAGGGTGCACAACACTCTACTCGGAAGACATGCATGACGGCTTGCTTGTCGAAGATCAGCTTCGCATTGTGAACCCTTTCAAGGCATGA
- a CDS encoding tail fiber domain-containing protein, with the protein MPQTSSFAITNDAGAAVRARINEVIAALQSTSAGATAPTAAIAGMLWVDTSASPPVLRRRNATNTGWDALLDAAGNLAGLANTALARGNLGLGTMATKAAVDYDATIAGKAALTGATFTGVVTAPNFVSSSDARLKSDIETIPDALALVCALRGVRFTMDGTRQIGVVAQEVETVLPEVVRADQAGQLSVAYGNITGLLIEAVKELTARVAALEEARR; encoded by the coding sequence ATGCCCCAGACATCGAGTTTTGCAATCACCAATGATGCCGGAGCCGCTGTTCGCGCCCGGATCAACGAGGTGATCGCCGCCTTACAATCCACCAGCGCCGGGGCGACGGCACCGACCGCAGCAATTGCTGGCATGCTCTGGGTCGACACCTCTGCCTCCCCGCCGGTGCTGCGGCGGCGCAATGCGACGAACACAGGCTGGGACGCGCTTTTGGATGCTGCGGGCAATTTGGCAGGGTTGGCAAATACGGCGCTGGCGCGGGGAAACCTCGGACTTGGCACAATGGCGACCAAAGCCGCAGTGGATTATGACGCCACGATTGCAGGCAAGGCGGCGCTCACGGGGGCGACCTTCACCGGGGTGGTGACAGCGCCAAACTTCGTGTCCTCGTCAGATGCGCGCCTGAAATCTGACATTGAGACCATTCCGGATGCGCTGGCGCTGGTTTGCGCACTACGCGGCGTGCGCTTCACCATGGATGGAACCCGCCAGATCGGCGTGGTGGCGCAAGAGGTGGAGACGGTTCTGCCTGAGGTCGTGCGGGCAGATCAGGCAGGGCAACTGTCCGTCGCTTATGGCAATATCACAGGCCTTCTCATTGAGGCCGTCAAGGAATTGACCGCGCGTGTTGCGGCATTAGAGGAGGCACGCCGATGA
- the istA gene encoding IS21 family transposase: protein MPTGRLNMRRIRDVLRLKLGQGLSERSIAASLGLSKGSVGSYTQRARHAGLTWPLPEGIDDDSLELLLFPAPPTVPDAERLVPDWAEIDRELRRPGVTRMLLWEEYRAAHPGGFAYTWFCTHYEAWKGRVRPTMRQTHVGGEKVFVDFAGDTIDVIDPTTGEARAMKLFVAAMGASNHTYAEAVASEGLEDWILAHIRMFAFLGGVPKAVVPDNLKSAVIKADRFDPGLNRTYAEMAAHYGTAVLPARPRKPRDKAKVEVAVQVAQRWILARLRNHRFFSLAELNVAIRRLLDELNMRVMRGYGASRADLFATLDRPNLQPLPPEPYVFARWKRARVAPDYHVEVDSSWYSVPFALIKQEVDVRTSGQTVEIFHRGQRVASHVRTPGRRSHVTVADHMPSAHRRFAEWTPARMLAQATKTGPAVAAFCEMVMADRPHPEQGFRTCLGVLALVKTYGPERVDAACQRGVTIRARTVTSIRSILKTGLDRAFLEGSEEVAPLQHANIRGGSYYH, encoded by the coding sequence ATGCCGACAGGACGATTGAACATGCGCCGGATACGAGATGTTTTGCGATTGAAGCTTGGGCAAGGCCTGAGCGAGCGGTCCATTGCCGCTTCCCTCGGTCTGAGCAAGGGGAGCGTCGGAAGCTACACCCAACGGGCGCGTCATGCCGGGCTCACGTGGCCCTTGCCGGAGGGGATCGATGACGACAGCCTTGAACTTCTTTTGTTTCCAGCCCCGCCCACGGTGCCGGACGCGGAGCGGCTTGTGCCCGACTGGGCGGAGATTGACCGCGAGTTGCGCCGCCCTGGGGTGACGCGGATGCTGCTCTGGGAAGAATACCGTGCCGCGCACCCCGGGGGTTTTGCCTATACTTGGTTTTGCACGCATTACGAGGCTTGGAAGGGTCGGGTGCGCCCGACGATGCGCCAGACACATGTGGGCGGCGAGAAGGTGTTCGTTGACTTTGCCGGCGACACCATCGACGTGATCGACCCCACGACCGGCGAAGCGCGGGCCATGAAGCTGTTCGTGGCGGCAATGGGGGCATCGAATCACACCTATGCCGAGGCGGTGGCATCGGAGGGGTTGGAAGATTGGATCCTCGCGCATATCCGGATGTTCGCCTTTCTGGGCGGCGTGCCAAAGGCGGTGGTTCCGGACAATCTGAAGTCCGCCGTGATCAAGGCAGACCGGTTTGATCCGGGGCTGAACCGGACCTATGCCGAGATGGCGGCGCATTATGGCACCGCCGTTCTGCCCGCCCGGCCGCGCAAACCCCGGGACAAGGCGAAGGTGGAAGTGGCTGTCCAAGTGGCACAACGCTGGATTCTGGCGCGGCTGCGGAACCACCGGTTCTTCTCATTGGCCGAGTTGAACGTGGCGATCCGGCGGCTGCTGGACGAGTTGAACATGCGCGTGATGCGCGGCTATGGCGCCAGCCGCGCCGATCTGTTTGCCACTTTGGATCGGCCCAATCTTCAGCCCCTACCGCCCGAACCTTATGTCTTCGCCCGCTGGAAGCGCGCCCGCGTGGCACCCGACTATCACGTTGAGGTCGACAGCTCATGGTATTCCGTGCCCTTCGCGCTGATCAAACAAGAGGTCGATGTTCGCACAAGCGGCCAGACGGTCGAGATATTCCATCGTGGTCAGAGGGTTGCGAGCCACGTGCGCACCCCGGGGCGGCGCAGCCATGTCACCGTGGCCGACCATATGCCATCGGCCCATCGTCGCTTTGCCGAATGGACCCCGGCCAGAATGCTGGCGCAGGCAACCAAGACCGGCCCCGCCGTCGCCGCCTTTTGCGAGATGGTGATGGCTGACCGCCCCCATCCTGAACAGGGGTTCCGCACCTGCCTGGGTGTGCTGGCCTTGGTCAAAACCTATGGGCCGGAGCGCGTTGATGCGGCCTGCCAGCGGGGTGTGACCATCCGGGCCCGCACCGTCACCTCCATTCGTTCGATCCTCAAGACCGGCCTCGATCGCGCCTTCCTGGAAGGCTCCGAAGAGGTCGCCCCCCTCCAGCACGCCAACATTCGTGGCGGCAGCTATTACCATTGA
- the istB gene encoding IS21-like element helper ATPase IstB: MLTHPTHDRLLALGLTGIASALEEQRRSTAFDALSFEERLGLLVDREAAERDTKKLASRLKFAALRQDASVEDLDLRSPRGLDRSVMAHLADGGWIARHENLLITGPTGLGKSWIACALGHKACRDGRPVLYQRAPRMFEALALARGDGRHERILKTIARMDVLIIDDWGLAVLTAPERRDLLEILEDRHGRASTIVTSQLPVDQWHEAIGDPTLADAILDRLVHNAHRLTLSGESLRRRSAVTKKLDQIVQA, translated from the coding sequence ATGCTGACCCATCCCACCCACGACCGACTGTTGGCGCTCGGCCTGACCGGCATTGCATCGGCGCTCGAAGAACAACGCAGGTCAACCGCCTTCGACGCCCTCTCGTTCGAAGAGCGTCTCGGCCTGCTGGTCGACCGCGAGGCTGCAGAGCGCGACACCAAGAAACTGGCCTCCCGGCTCAAGTTTGCGGCTCTGCGCCAAGATGCCAGCGTCGAGGATCTGGACCTGCGCAGCCCACGTGGTCTTGACCGCAGTGTCATGGCGCATCTTGCCGATGGCGGCTGGATCGCCCGGCACGAGAACCTGCTGATAACCGGGCCGACCGGTTTGGGCAAAAGCTGGATCGCCTGCGCCCTTGGCCACAAGGCGTGCCGGGATGGGCGGCCCGTCCTCTATCAACGTGCGCCGCGCATGTTCGAGGCCCTTGCTCTGGCCCGTGGCGATGGCCGCCATGAACGCATCCTCAAAACCATCGCCCGCATGGATGTGCTGATCATTGACGATTGGGGCCTCGCCGTCCTCACCGCCCCGGAGCGCCGTGACCTGCTGGAAATCCTCGAAGACCGCCACGGCCGCGCTTCCACCATCGTCACAAGCCAACTCCCCGTTGACCAGTGGCACGAAGCCATCGGCGACCCAACGCTCGCAGATGCCATCCTCGACCGCCTCGTTCACAACGCACACCGCCTCACCCTCTCAGGTGAAAGCCTGCGCAGGCGCTCCGCCGTCACAAAAAAGCTTGACCAAATCGTTCAAGCCTGA
- a CDS encoding AbrB/MazE/SpoVT family DNA-binding domain-containing protein — MQVAKWGNSLAVRLPADLVRKLGLKEGDDIELHPDEAGLVVARHPRPEEVLSSLRQFRGRLPAASRLSRDAAHER; from the coding sequence ATGCAAGTCGCAAAATGGGGAAACTCGCTCGCCGTTCGTTTGCCTGCCGATCTTGTGCGCAAGCTTGGGCTAAAAGAAGGTGATGACATAGAATTGCATCCTGATGAGGCTGGACTGGTGGTTGCACGTCACCCGCGCCCCGAAGAGGTTTTATCGTCTCTGCGCCAGTTCCGCGGGCGACTGCCTGCGGCTTCGCGCCTAAGCAGAGATGCCGCGCATGAGCGCTGA
- a CDS encoding IS1634 family transposase: MFTRVTESGGRRYLQIVESFRNDAGKSRLRVVANLGRLDAFKLGQLDALINGLNRAAGRAENTASDVIYDASLGYGDVFALHELWKDLGFDRALQRALRSGRREIDAEALIRAMVFNRLCAPDSKLGCLRWLETVAMPAMPQGVTHQHLLRAMDALMDHAETVEGALARQIRPLVDHDLAIVFYDLTTVRIHGEGRVDDDLRAFGMNKETGGIARQFVLGVVQTAEGLPLMHTVHPGNVAETKTLQAMLKTVLQRFPIQRIILVADRGLLSLDNIGELTAMADHGGRKLEFILAVPARRYGELVETFRGLAFVEGLAEAAFAGNRLIVAQDPDRAALQSAKRRERIAELETMADKLVTRLDAQDAGETARGRRASDRGAYSRFTRAVAEAELTRFIKADYTADRFSWAVDEDAITQAELFDGKLALLTNAPDLTPAEAVTRYKSLADIERGFRVLKSDIEIAPVHHRLPDRIRAHALICFLALVLYRVMRMRLKAKGHAGSPRTALDLLARIHRHQARIAEKTFQGTTTPTPAQLELFDALSLPKPAR; encoded by the coding sequence ATGTTTACGCGCGTCACAGAGTCCGGCGGTCGCCGCTACCTGCAGATTGTCGAGTCGTTCCGCAACGATGCGGGCAAGTCGCGGCTGCGCGTCGTGGCCAATCTCGGTCGGCTGGATGCGTTCAAACTGGGACAGCTCGATGCCCTCATCAACGGGCTGAACCGTGCAGCCGGGCGCGCTGAAAATACGGCGTCGGATGTCATCTACGATGCCTCCCTCGGCTACGGCGACGTCTTCGCCCTTCACGAGCTTTGGAAGGATCTCGGCTTTGATCGCGCCCTGCAGCGCGCCCTGCGATCCGGGCGCAGGGAGATCGACGCTGAGGCCCTGATCCGCGCCATGGTGTTCAATCGGCTCTGCGCCCCGGACAGCAAGCTCGGGTGCCTGCGCTGGCTCGAAACCGTGGCAATGCCCGCGATGCCACAGGGCGTCACCCACCAGCATCTGCTGCGTGCCATGGATGCGCTGATGGACCATGCCGAGACTGTCGAGGGCGCGCTCGCCCGTCAGATCAGGCCCCTCGTGGATCATGATCTGGCCATTGTCTTCTATGATCTGACCACCGTGCGCATCCACGGGGAGGGGAGGGTCGACGACGATCTGCGCGCCTTTGGCATGAACAAGGAAACCGGCGGCATCGCCCGCCAGTTCGTCCTCGGCGTCGTGCAGACCGCCGAGGGCCTGCCTCTGATGCATACGGTCCACCCCGGCAATGTGGCTGAAACCAAGACGTTGCAGGCCATGCTCAAAACCGTGCTGCAGCGTTTCCCCATCCAGCGTATCATCTTGGTGGCGGACCGTGGCCTGCTGAGCCTCGACAACATCGGTGAGCTCACCGCCATGGCCGATCATGGTGGCCGCAAGCTCGAGTTCATCTTGGCCGTGCCGGCCCGCCGCTATGGGGAACTCGTCGAGACCTTCCGTGGGTTGGCTTTCGTGGAGGGTCTTGCCGAGGCTGCCTTTGCTGGCAACCGGCTCATCGTGGCTCAGGATCCCGACCGGGCAGCGCTGCAATCGGCCAAGCGGCGGGAGCGGATAGCGGAGCTGGAAACCATGGCCGACAAGCTGGTGACACGGCTGGATGCACAGGACGCCGGCGAGACCGCCCGCGGTCGCCGCGCCTCCGACCGGGGCGCCTACAGCCGCTTCACCCGCGCCGTGGCAGAGGCCGAGCTGACCCGCTTCATCAAGGCCGACTATACCGCAGACCGCTTCAGCTGGGCCGTGGACGAGGATGCCATCACCCAGGCAGAGCTCTTCGATGGCAAGCTGGCGCTTCTGACCAACGCTCCCGACCTCACGCCCGCGGAGGCAGTCACCCGCTATAAGAGCCTGGCCGATATCGAACGCGGCTTCCGCGTCCTGAAATCCGATATCGAGATCGCGCCGGTTCATCATCGCCTGCCAGACCGCATCCGCGCCCATGCCTTGATCTGCTTTCTCGCCCTCGTGCTCTACCGCGTCATGCGCATGCGCCTGAAGGCCAAGGGACACGCCGGCAGCCCTCGCACGGCGCTCGACCTGCTGGCTCGCATCCACAGGCATCAAGCCCGTATCGCGGAAAAAACGTTCCAAGGAACCACCACGCCAACCCCGGCGCAACTCGAGCTTTTTGATGCCCTGAGCCTGCCAAAACCCGCCCGATAG
- a CDS encoding phage holin family protein, with the protein MNDGGFIDMINSVFGGAVTTLIGALTGRLMWHSGEVKLGRRRFFGKELLWEIPVAVGMALIGEAAANYIGLAQPVSTGFVATLAYLGPRGAEALLASWLGRKK; encoded by the coding sequence ATGAATGATGGTGGGTTTATCGACATGATCAATTCGGTATTCGGCGGCGCTGTCACCACCCTGATCGGTGCGCTGACCGGACGGCTGATGTGGCATTCAGGCGAGGTGAAACTCGGACGGCGCCGCTTTTTTGGCAAGGAGCTCCTCTGGGAAATTCCCGTTGCCGTTGGCATGGCGCTGATTGGCGAGGCTGCAGCGAATTACATCGGCCTCGCGCAACCCGTCTCGACAGGCTTTGTGGCAACCCTCGCCTATCTTGGGCCCCGCGGGGCTGAGGCGCTGCTGGCGTCCTGGCTGGGCCGCAAGAAGTAA
- a CDS encoding head decoration protein, with product MANTIQLKRRGSGVAGAPAALKSGELAHNEVDDTLYVGKGDDGTGNATTIAALAGAGSFVALTGAQTLAGSKTFTLVPKSSQDASGATDLVRKSQFDAGLAAKAEAAHGHIIGSVTGLQGALDGKLGASANAVSASKLATARTIALAGDLSGAISFDGAANVTLTAAVADDSHNHIIANVDGLQGALDAKAPLASPALTGVPIAPTANTGTSTAQLATTAFVQQAIVAFGPGDMLATTYDTNSNGKVDTAELADAVPWAGVTGKPTSFTPSTHSHPISQVTSLQTALDAKAPLASPGLTGTPTAPTAASGTNTAQLATTGFVTAAIGALIDAAPGALDTLNQLAASLGDDPNFAATVTNALAGKLASASNLADLPNKTTSRANLGLGSMATQAANAVAITGGTINGIALDGGTF from the coding sequence ATGGCCAATACGATCCAGCTCAAGCGCCGCGGCTCCGGCGTGGCAGGCGCACCTGCAGCGCTTAAATCGGGCGAGCTTGCCCATAACGAGGTCGATGATACGCTTTATGTTGGCAAGGGGGACGATGGCACCGGCAATGCGACCACCATCGCGGCCCTTGCGGGTGCGGGGTCGTTTGTTGCCTTGACCGGTGCACAGACCCTCGCTGGCTCCAAAACCTTCACCCTCGTTCCAAAGTCCTCCCAAGACGCCAGTGGCGCGACGGATCTGGTGCGCAAATCGCAATTTGATGCGGGGCTTGCCGCCAAAGCCGAAGCTGCGCATGGCCACATTATTGGCAGTGTGACGGGCTTGCAGGGTGCGCTCGACGGCAAACTCGGCGCATCGGCCAATGCCGTCTCGGCAAGCAAACTCGCGACGGCGCGGACAATTGCACTGGCTGGCGATCTTTCGGGCGCGATCAGCTTTGATGGCGCGGCCAATGTGACCCTGACGGCGGCCGTGGCCGATGACAGCCACAACCACATCATTGCCAACGTGGACGGGCTACAAGGAGCGCTGGACGCCAAAGCGCCCTTGGCATCGCCTGCCCTGACGGGCGTGCCCATCGCACCGACCGCCAACACCGGAACCAGCACAGCCCAGCTCGCAACCACGGCCTTTGTGCAGCAGGCCATCGTTGCCTTTGGTCCCGGCGATATGCTGGCCACAACCTATGACACCAACAGCAATGGCAAGGTCGATACGGCCGAACTGGCCGACGCTGTGCCTTGGGCAGGTGTTACAGGCAAGCCCACCAGCTTTACGCCTTCAACCCACAGCCATCCGATCTCGCAGGTGACCAGTCTTCAGACAGCGCTTGATGCCAAAGCCCCGCTTGCCTCGCCGGGCCTGACCGGCACACCCACAGCACCAACCGCAGCCTCTGGCACTAATACCGCACAGCTAGCGACGACAGGGTTTGTCACAGCTGCCATCGGGGCGCTGATTGATGCGGCCCCGGGTGCTTTGGACACGCTGAACCAGTTGGCAGCGTCTTTGGGCGATGATCCGAATTTTGCGGCCACCGTGACCAATGCTTTGGCAGGCAAGCTGGCTTCCGCGTCAAACCTCGCAGACCTGCCCAATAAGACGACGTCGCGCGCAAACCTCGGGCTTGGCAGCATGGCCACGCAAGCCGCAAACGCTGTCGCCATCACCGGCGGTACGATCAACGGCATTGCGCTAGACGGGGG